In Capricornis sumatraensis isolate serow.1 chromosome 6, serow.2, whole genome shotgun sequence, the genomic window TGGTCCCCCTCCACCTGGGGaaattcgatccttgggttgggaagatcccctgaggagaaatggcaccccactccagtattcttgcctgaggaatctcatggacagaggagcctggcaagctacagtccatggggctcgaAAAGAgtcagaactgagtgactgagcacacaggtacACATGCATAGTCTATTTCAGAAAAGCTTAACAGTCCGTTTAATGAACGTTCATTTTATCGGAATTTGGAGTCAGGCTCACCTTATCTGAATGAAGCATGGAGAAAATTCTGGTCTTATCTTCAAAGGGAGCAGTGAGTATTTATTGGTTTAAATATGACATCATTTAATGATGTCAAACCCAGACTCCTGCCAGATCCTTGCACAGAGGGGTTCCTAGGCCACTTCCACTCACCTGGTATAATGACGTGGTGGCTTTGATCACATCAGGCCATCTAGCACAAAGGTAGATTCTGCCTGCTGAGACAGAACTCAGGAATTTGCTCTTTGGTTATAATTGTTCCCTAACTTTACAAAAACTCAGGAACTCTGAGGCAGAATTGTAAGCCAGCACTGCAGAGTTGTTTATCTCTTTAAGGACTTCTGCCCTGATTAGAGTTTAGAACTCTGCTCCCTGAGGTAGATAGAATCAAGTCTCAGGAAGAATTTTCTGAATTTGTGGAAAGGAGCTGAGGCCTCGTGTAACTAACAGGAAGGAGAGCCTCTTTCCTGTTTACACTCCACAGTGTCTAGATTTTTGTGGACAGTATTGGAAAGCAATCACCTCAGATTACACTGAGACTCCAAATTTGCCtataattagcattttaaaaatgtttgacacATCTCAGACATAACTGGTGAGACTCATTATTTCCAACTCAAGGctaaaactgttttgtttttgatattgcaAAAATGTACTGTCAAATGATGTTCTCAAGATATTTAAACTTTTGAATTGGGACAGTTGTTGCTAGTTCAGAATATATCCTTGGAAAAAAGGATagagttttaaaagttctttaaaaaaaaaagctgtagggCATCTGCTCCGTCATTATCCGACATGAGAACCATGAAGCatccaggagaaggggatgatgctGACAAAGTGTTCCTGGGGATGCTGTGGAAACACGCTCAGTTAACTCCAATCTCTGTGATCAGCAACAAGAGGTTAATATAGGCAAGTGTTTCACTTCACCTGACCAGACTAAGTAAACCCCAAAATAGATTTATGACTTCCTAGGAAGTATGGGAAATCCAGTTTTTGTTAAGAAAAGGGTGTTGTCTCCTGGAACTTATTGTTGCTGCTAATTTCATCATGACCCTAAAGAATAAGCCTCCtgcattttaaatgaatgaatctatGACTAACTGAACTATAGAATTAATTATATGCCTTTCTGCTTCTTTCAATGTCACAGTGCCCTTTTTCTTGTCATATCAACTATTGTaaagtgttttctgttttaatagaGGAGTATTTTTTACCATATTTCAGTCCCAGCAGCTTCCTACTATTTTCCTACCTATTTTCCCTCCCCAAAGCCAAAGGGATAGAAGGAAAGCTCTACTTATTCCCATGAAAATATTAGCAGTGAATCGTTGGCCAAATGAAGCCACAGGTGGGAGCGTCATGGGCAGTCTCATTTTCACCATAGCAGTACTGTGTCTCtttttgttgctcagctttccATGGAGCAGGCTAATTTTGACCTAGGTTTTCCTGATGTTTGAATGGCAGCCAATAAGTTTCACGCATTCAAATTTCCTGTAATTCTTAAATGACGTAGAAGTTACTGACAATCACTTTAACAGAAGAATGTTTAATTAATGTTCTTTAAGGGACAGTAGCAGTTGTCTTTGTCATGTCTTTTTAGTTCATTCTAaagggtggctcaggggtaaagcatctgcctgctaatgcaggagatacaggtttgggAAGGAGatactgggttgggaaggtctcctgttatggcaacccactaacccactacagtattcttgccttgaagaatctcatgcacagaggaacctgatgggctctagtccatggggtcaccaagagtcagataggactgagtgagtgagctaAGATAAGAGCCACTAGTTAACGGTGGTCCCAAATAAAGATAGTAGCGATCATAAATCTTAAGTATCAGACTTTGACAAAGACCAGATCAAGAGTAGAAGGTCCTTTGAAACCAGAAAGTTTCGACAAAGAaggaatatttattattattgtctgTTATTGAAGAAGGAATACATATTATTTGATTGATTAAGTGTAAAGAAGGTAGGAAACAGTGAAGGAAGCCCTCCTCAGTTTGTGGATAACCTTGGTTCATGGTTGACCAGTGAGTTTCTCAACCTTCTGACAGCAATGCAGAGAATATAGCATGAACTTCCATGTTTTTCTAGGTATTATGAACAAATCCATAATCATCACGTTTCTTGAAAGAATTCTGAGATGAATCCACTGAGGATTATCCTAGATGGTGTTTTAATAGTGTGTTCTAAGTCTTTAATAATGTTTAAATAAgggaaaattatataatattgcaATTTGCACTATATTATATCAATAATAGCAGGTACCCTCTAGACCTAAGACGTGAAACAGAGCTGACAAAAGTATTAGTGAAGTACTTGAGGGGAACTCAAATTAAGCTCACAACTTACCGCTGAATTTTCTGAGATAAACCAGAGACCTTTGGTATGAAAAAATATGATCCTACAGTTTGAAAATTAATCTTAACTAATGCCAAATAAACTGACatgcaatagataactaatgaaaaatatgatgcatttaaaaacattaaaaaagatacaGTTTTCTTATTTAACCACAAAACTGGAGCTGTCACATATAAAGCATTTTAGGAACTAGATGGGAGGTGGTGTTGTCTAGCCCTTCAAAGCAACATTCACTCCTTAACTAAGGAGCATTGTTTTGATGTTGTTCCAGGGAACAGAACTGTGTGAGTCAGTGGCTTTGGTTCCGTGTTTATAATGCACATGGTCAATTACTGCCATGCAGTGGGATACTGTAGCTCTTAAGGGGCCACTGAAGAGATTTACTGTTTTCcagtattttattttggaaaaattttccTAAAAGTTTCCTGTCTACAGAATAATTGCATTACATCTGGCAGAGAATCATGTTTTCAAGATTGGTTCCTGCAAAAGGGCCTTCTTTTTTATAGTTGGGGACGTTACAAATAGTTTTATTAACATTTCTGCAGAAATCTGCCATGAAATATGTTGAAAAGTTCTGGTACAATTGATATTTAATCTCTTCCACTTCAGAAATTATTTGAGCAATGTCATCAGATGATCCAAATCccaatttacttttaaatgtaaaaatggaaCTAGCatttaatgaaaattttctgGACACCAGGTAAGCAAAATGGAACCTACAAAATTAAGAAAGTTTAGGTACTTGTTACTGTaacaaaatgaatatatgaagaaggcctttttagaaaagagaaacctCTATTCAAAAGATTCTGCCATTGTTGTTCCGTTTTCCTTCCAGTTAATTATCAGCTCATGTCTCAGGTTCACATCGATAAGCAATGAGGTCGCTAACtctgatttctgttttctctttattccaGAAGCCTCCCGAGCTTTCTGAGGATGATACCCGGCTAAAACACGAGAGAGACAACTGTAGTGCCAAAGCCCTGGAGTCTATCACCAGCTCTCTTCCCCCAGATCACAAGAACATGGAAATTGAGGTCTCTGTGGCAGAATGTAAGAGTGTTCCCGGAATCACCTCGACTCCACATTCCATGGACCACCCCTCCCCTTTCTACTCCACCCCCCACAATGGGCTCCTTGCTGATCACCACGAATCTCTGGATAATGACGTGGCCAGAGAGATCCGATATCTAGACGAGGTGCTGGAGGCCAACTGCTGTGATTCCACTGTGGACGGAACCTACAACGGCACATCCTCCCCGGAGCCTCCAGCAGCCATCTTGGCCGGAAGCCCAAACCCGCCCGCCCCCGCGGCTGTCCAGCCGGAAGCCACCGAGAGGGCCGCTGGCAGACAGGCTCCTCCGCACCTGGAGCTCCATCAGAGCGACTCTGACACCATGGCCGAGGGCAGAAGAGCCAACGGCCACCCCCTTGAGCAGCCCCGAGACGTACTAGGGGACAGCCTGCAGGTGCCCGTAAGCCCCAGCTCCTCCACCAGCTCGCGGTGCTCCTCCCGCGACGGGGAGGTGACGCTCACCACGCTCAAGAAGGAAGCCAAGTTCGAGCTGCGTGCCTTCCATGAGGACAAGAAGCCCTCCAAGCTCTTCGAGGACGACGAGAGTGAGAAGGAACAGTACCGTGTCAGGAAAGTGAGGCCTTCGGAAGAGATGCTGGAGCTGGAAAAGGAGAGGCGGGAACTCATCCGGAGTCAGGCTGTGAAGAAGAACCCCGGCATCGCCGCAAAATGGTGGAATCCTCCGCAGGAGAAGACCATCGAGGAGCAACTGGATGAGGAACATCTGGAGTCACACAAAAAGTACAAGGAGCGCAAggagaggagggcacagcaggagCAGCTGCTGatgcaacagcagcagcagcagcagcaacagcagcagcccccACCGCAGCTCTGCACGGCCCCCGCATCCTCACGGGAGCGTCCCTCTGTGACTGACCACCCAAAGGAGGACATCGTCACGGAGCAGATAGACTTCTCCGCCGCGCGCAAACAGTTCCAGCAGATGGAGAATTCCAGGCAGACAGTGGCCAGGGGCCAGAGTACACCCAGGCTCTTCTCCATCAAGCCCTTCTACAAACCTCTGGGGTCCATCAACTCAGACAAGACACTGACCATCTCCAGACCAGCTTCTATCGGGGCACCTCCTGAAGACTCCTCAGCAGCCAAGGGGCAGAAAGCCCACTGTGCCCCAGAGAGTCAGTCTTCTGGAGGAGGGGCCCAGGGCAGCACAGCTCCCCAGGGAAAGGAAGGGCCGTATAGTGAGCCCTCTAAACGCGGGCCCTTATCCAAACTGTGGTCAGACGATAGTGAGTTCACGAGTGTTCGGGCCGTCCTCACCGTGGTCAAGGATGACGATCCTGGGATCTTGGATCAGTTTTCAAGGTCAGTCAATGTCTCTTTGACTCAAGAGGAGCTGGACTCTGGTTTGGATGAGCTGTCGGTGAGATCCCAGGACACCACAGTCCTGGAGACCCTGTCCAATGACTTCAGCATGGACAATATCAGTGACAGTGGGGCCTCCAATGAGACAACCAATGCCCTGCAGGAGAATTCACTGGCCGATTTTTCTCTGCCCCAGACACCACAGACTGACAACCCCTCAGAGGGCCGAGGAGAAGGGGTCTCCAAGTCATTCAGTGATCATGGTTTCTATTCCCCTTTGTCTACACTGGGAGACTCTGCGTCTGTTGATGACCCCTTGGAATATCAGGCTGGTCTCCTGGTGCAGAATGCCATTCAACAAGCCATCGCCGAGCAAGTGGACAGAGCTGGGTCTGAAACCACCAAAGGCGGACCAGAACAACAGGGACCTCAAGCAAGTCAAGAGAAAGCTAGCCCCAGGgctcccagctcagagaagcctcAGAGCATGTTTGAACCACCTCAGGTGTCCTCCCCTGTTCAAGAGAAAAGGGATGTATTGCCAAAGATTCTGTCTACTgaagacagggcgctcagggaaAGGGGGCCCTCCCAGCCACTGCCGGTGGTACAGCCCAGTGGCCCAATAAACATGGAGGAGACCAGACCAGAAGGGAGCTACTTCAGCAAGTACTCGGAAGCAGCTGAGTTAAGAAGCACAGCCTCGCTCCTGGCCACTCAGGAGTCCGATGTGATGGTTGGGCCCTTCAAGCTGAGGTCCAGAAAGCAGCGGACTTTGTCCATGATTGAAGAAGAGATCCGAGCAGCccaggaaagggaagaggagctgaaaCGGCAGAGACAAGTCTTGCAGAGTACCCAGAGCCCCAAGGCAAAGAACGCCCCATCACTGCCCTCCCGAACGTCGTGCTACAAAACTGCTCCAGGTAAGTGAAGTGTCGCAGACCAGAGACAGTTGCTGCAGAAATCGGTGGTGTTGATTCCAGCTCACGGTGTTCTGTGTGGAGCCACCTCTGTGCATGGCTATCTCAGTGTCAGGGAGACACTGGTCTGGGGATCCCAGTGTTCAGAGACACACAATGGGGATGTCAGAGTGTCTTCTGGAAGACCCTTGAGCCTGGATGGTGTTCGCCGTTTCCCAGAGGGTGTAATGGTTCCTTTCTTGTCCTTCTGCT contains:
- the LOC138080891 gene encoding PALM2-AKAP2 fusion protein-like isoform X1; protein product: MEIEVSVAECKSVPGITSTPHSMDHPSPFYSTPHNGLLADHHESLDNDVAREIRYLDEVLEANCCDSTVDGTYNGTSSPEPPAAILAGSPNPPAPAAVQPEATERAAGRQAPPHLELHQSDSDTMAEGRRANGHPLEQPRDVLGDSLQVPVSPSSSTSSRCSSRDGEVTLTTLKKEAKFELRAFHEDKKPSKLFEDDESEKEQYRVRKVRPSEEMLELEKERRELIRSQAVKKNPGIAAKWWNPPQEKTIEEQLDEEHLESHKKYKERKERRAQQEQLLMQQQQQQQQQQQPPPQLCTAPASSRERPSVTDHPKEDIVTEQIDFSAARKQFQQMENSRQTVARGQSTPRLFSIKPFYKPLGSINSDKTLTISRPASIGAPPEDSSAAKGQKAHCAPESQSSGGGAQGSTAPQGKEGPYSEPSKRGPLSKLWSDDSEFTSVRAVLTVVKDDDPGILDQFSRSVNVSLTQEELDSGLDELSVRSQDTTVLETLSNDFSMDNISDSGASNETTNALQENSLADFSLPQTPQTDNPSEGRGEGVSKSFSDHGFYSPLSTLGDSASVDDPLEYQAGLLVQNAIQQAIAEQVDRAGSETTKGGPEQQGPQASQEKASPRAPSSEKPQSMFEPPQVSSPVQEKRDVLPKILSTEDRALRERGPSQPLPVVQPSGPINMEETRPEGSYFSKYSEAAELRSTASLLATQESDVMVGPFKLRSRKQRTLSMIEEEIRAAQEREEELKRQRQVLQSTQSPKAKNAPSLPSRTSCYKTAPGKIEKVKPPPSPTPEGPSLQPDLAPEEAAGSQRPKNLMQTLMEDYETHKSKRRERMDDSSYTSKLLSCKVTSEVLEATRVNRRKSALALRWEAGIYANQEEEDNE
- the LOC138080891 gene encoding PALM2-AKAP2 fusion protein-like isoform X2, coding for MEIEVSVAECKSVPGITSTPHSMDHPSPFYSTPHNGLLADHHESLDNDVAREIRYLDEVLEANCCDSTVDGTYNGTSSPEPPAAILAGSPNPPAPAAVQPEATERAAGRQAPPHLELHQSDSDTMAEGRRANGHPLEQPRDVLGDSLQVPVSPSSSTSSRCSSRDGEVTLTTLKKEAKFELRAFHEDKKPSKLFEDDESEKEQYRVRKVRPSEEMLELEKERRELIRSQAVKKNPGIAAKWWNPPQEKTIEEQLDEEHLESHKKYKERKERRAQQEQLLMQQQQQQQQQQQPPPQLCTAPASSRERPSVTDHPKEDIVTEQIDFSAARKQFQQMENSRQTVARGQSTPRLFSIKPFYKPLGSINSDKTLTISRPASIGAPPEDSSAAKGQKAHCAPESQSSGGGAQGSTAPQGKEGPYSEPSKRGPLSKLWSDDSEFTSVRAVLTVVKDDDPGILDQFSRSVNVSLTQEELDSGLDELSVRSQDTTVLETLSNDFSMDNISDSGASNETTNALQENSLADFSLPQTPQTDNPSEGRGEGVSKSFSDHGFYSPLSTLGDSASVDDPLEYQAGLLVQNAIQQAIAEQVDRAGSETTKGGPEQQGPQASQEKASPRAPSSEKPQSMFEPPQVSSPVQEKRDVLPKILSTEDRALRERGPSQPLPVVQPSGPINMEETRPEGSYFSKYSEAAELRSTASLLATQESDVMVGPFKLRSRKQRTLSMIEEEIRAAQEREEELKRQRQVLQSTQSPKAKNAPSLPSRTSCYKTAPGP
- the LOC138080891 gene encoding PALM2-AKAP2 fusion protein-like isoform X3, which encodes MEIEVSVAECKSVPGITSTPHSMDHPSPFYSTPHNGLLADHHESLDNDVAREIRYLDEVLEANCCDSTVDGTYNGTSSPEPPAAILAGSPNPPAPAAVQPEATERAAGRQAPPHLELHQSDSDTMAEGRRANGHPLEQPRDVLGDSLQVPVSPSSSTSSRCSSRDGEVTLTTLKKEAKFELRAFHEDKKPSKLFEDDESEKEQYRVRKVRPSEEMLELEKERRELIRSQAVKKNPGIAAKWWNPPQEKTIEEQLDEEHLESHKKYKERKERRAQQEQLLMQQQQQQQQQQQPPPQLCTAPASSRERPSVTDHPKEDIVTEQIDFSAARKQFQQMENSRQTVARGQSTPRLFSIKPFYKPLGSINSDKTLTISRPASIGAPPEDSSAAKGQKAHCAPESQSSGGGAQGSTAPQGKEGPYSEPSKRGPLSKLWSDDSEFTSVRAVLTVVKDDDPGILDQFSRSVNVSLTQEELDSGLDELSVRSQDTTVLETLSNDFSMDNISDSGASNETTNALQENSLADFSLPQTPQTDNPSEGRGEGVSKSFSDHGFYSPLSTLGDSASVDDPLEYQAGLLVQNAIQQAIAEQVDRAGSETTKGGPEQQGPQASQEKASPRAPSSEKPQSMFEPPQVSSPVQEKRDVLPKILSTEDRALRERGPSQPLPVVQPSGPINMEETRPEGSYFSKYSEAAELRSTASLLATQESDVMVGPFKLRSRKQRTLSMIEEEIRAAQEREEELKRQRQVLQSTQSPKAKNAPSLPSRTSCYKTAPGKIEKVKPPPSPTPEGPSLQPDLAPEEAAGSQRPKNLMQTLMEDYETHKSKRRERMDDSSVLEATRVNRRKSALALRWEAGIYANQEEEDNE